The nucleotide sequence AAACTGTTATTTGAAACCTCTTCCACTGTCTGACATTTGATCTGTACTATACTTGTGGATAGCATATTTCAGGATGCATgtttatgtaccacaacattggctTATAATTGTGTGGTACTGATGCTGCATCACAAACAAATTTAGCTTAGAAATATCCTTTGGTGTTTACAGCTTGCTGGTGGATAATGTGCACTTAAACTGTTGGTAGCAGTTATTTTGCCATCGCACTTCATGCCATAGTGTGTTTGACATGTTAAAGTAACAGGGATGTTGGTAATTGGTCTGTCAATTTCAGCTGTTTGTCACTAATACTTAATGTTTGTCGTACCTGACGTTTGTTTATATTAGATGTTTGTCTAAGAAATGGTACGTCCATTGTCATGAGTTTTAGCAATGTGTACAGTGGTCGTCAGTTAGGTGTTAGTTGTTTCTGCCCTTGcgggtcatcaataaatatattttGTCATAATATGTGGTTCCCCAATTGTTCTACACTGAAAACATGATGATGGATTTGATTGATTTAGCTTAGGCTTGTTCAATCTCCATCATTCGGTTACTAGTTCAATCAAATAATGATACTTGACATTATTACAGATGCTGACGATGGATTATATTGATGTATGAAACTAGTAGTTTGGATTCAAAAGTTTAGGACTCTGTGGTTCAAGCTTGTCCTACATAAGTAGTTGGACCTGTAGACTGAGATTGGTTGTAACATATATGGTTGTATTTGAACAATTGATCTTGGACTAACTCCTGATGTTCAAAATTTCCTGGTCTAGTATTATTTCTGCAGTTTAAATGAATTGAAATAAGATAGAGAATACATATATCGTAAAAAGTTGATTGGATAATCTAGTGTTTTGTTTTGTATGCTTTTCTTAGGTATGGTACTAATGCCAGAAATTATGTCTTGCCTTTCCATCCTAAAGGTGTGATTtctacttgatatatgatttttcTCCTGTAACATCCTCTATAAATGAAAACTTTTTTCACTTCCATGCCTTGTTGTGACAATCATGGTGGAACCGTGAAAAGTGATGGAAGCGTAAATTTATGAAAATTCTACTTCATTTTTTTCTAGAGTTTCTATTTCTTATGTTTGATCCTTTGTTGTTGAATTATTGATCTGTCATCTTTAGATCTGCATCATATGTCTTTTGGGCCGCATATATATACTGGAATCTGCTGCAGTGAATAAACAAGCTTTCTCAAGCTCAAACTCAAAAAGGCATATGTGACCGTCGGAGTGCAGTAAGAATACTGTCGTTCATTCATGTTTTCTGATGACTGTAACTAAGACATTTTTTGTTTTGGTTCTAAGCTTTAGAGACTAGTGTTGCTGCTGCAATGGGAGGTTGAAGAAGGCATATTTGTAATTTGCTTATGGTGACTTGTTGATACGGAGATGATGATGTGTTAGAAGATTGCCAATGTCAACACTTCATTGTCATGTAGTCTACACTATCGTTAACACTCTGACTGTCACATGGAGTCTATACCATGTGTGACGTTTCACCGTCATATGGTTGATACCATGGCTCCAAATAAACGACATGACATTATCATTTGGATGATGTGGTGATCGATTCAACCTTATGAAGATTAGCACAAGATATTCGACTCAATCAATCATTCCCTCATGCTTTTTGGATTCGATGTGATTACATATGTGACTAGAGCGCAAATGTATAATCATTTTGGGTATTTTGGGTATGTAATCATCACCTCAAATATAATTGTCTCGTatcttattataaaaatattcttcaaatataGGATTCTCCTAATGTTCTCAAATTCTTCGAATTTAAATTAACCTTAAGCATCAAATCAAATAGATTTTGTTAGATAGCTTCAAATATAGTTTTGTAAGATTAATCTTGAAATCCTATTGAATGATATTAgttcatattaaaataaatacaaaGTACGATCAGGCAAAAAAAGAACCTCAGTTGGTTTGAATTAGCATGCATATGGAAATACCACATTCTAAATTAACACGTATGACGTAAATTCATATGGAGACAAACATGAAATAAGATGAATCAATCAATATGAATGAAGTAACACTTGCGAAGAAGATTGCTTCCGTATTCGTCAATTGTATGCGGCAAAAGCTGAGCCAATCGTGGAAGGAATACCAAAGCTCTTATTCGTCTTTCGAATGCGCATAAAGAAGGCGTTGGATGCTATTAGTCGACGGTCATCATCCCTTCTTTGACCCGTGATTAGATCAAACACCCATCCGCCATTAACTGCCGGTGCCACTGCCCCTGGAGACAGGACGTGGACGACTCATCGCAACCACCAAGGGACGTGGCCATCCAAGGACTGCTCACAACGACCAGGAAAGCGCcaaaccacccccccccccctgcctgcctgcctgcatTCCCCTCCCCGACCTCTCCTCGTTCATGTCGACATCACCAGGCGCTGTTACGAGCGCTTGCCGCAACAGTTTCGGCGCACTGTCTGCGCTTGCATGCATGTCGCAGGGCGCGACAGCAATCCAACGCTCTTCCCTCATTTATCCTTCATGAAAGCAACCAGGAAACGGACAACCCAACTCCCATCTCCTCCTCGCACATCATGCGGCCGTCACTTCCATCTTTTCCGTCCTCGAGATATATTTTATGAGCTTCACCAGCAACCCGTTTGTGTGAAATTTGATCGAGAATATATACTATCCCCAATTAATTTGATTAATCTGAAGTGAACGTGAACTATAACATATATATCTCCACGGAGCATCTTGCGAAGGCTTCGTTTTGAGTCTTGGACAGGAGACAACAGTTGGTTTCATGCGGACATAAAAATGAACAGGAAAAGACAATGATGTCTTGGGAAGATTGGGACGAACATACTGTGTCTTAGAAAAGCCATGTAGTGAAGCCACGTTGGTCGGTGATCCAAATAAGAAAGAAGGCATGTTTCGCATCATTAACGGACACCTTACATTAGGCACAACAAAGCTTACAAGGCAGTTTAGTCACAGTGAAAATAGCAGCCGTCGTTTTGGGCTGCCGTCGACGTCCAAGGATCGGATGGTGGAGCTAAAGACCGGAAGACGATGGGCGCGCCTTGCTGCGGGTGGAGGAGCATCAGGGCCGTAGGCGCGTGGACGTACGAGGGGGCGACGCGGAAGGCGAAGCGCTGGAGGATGACGGCTAGAGTGAGCTTGGCCTCGAGGAGGGCAAGGTTCTGGCCGATGCACGTCCGGGCGCCCAGGCCGAAGGGGAGAAAAGCCGCCGGGTGCCGCGCCGCCCGGCTCGCCCCGTCCGCGAACCGTGCGGGGTTGAACTGGGCCACGTCCGGGCCCCACAGACCGGGGTCGTGGTGGACGGCGATGATGGGGATCAGCAGCTCGGTGCCGCGGGGGATGCTGCGGCCGCCCAGCTCCGCGTCCGCCTTCGCCTGCCGTATCGTGGCCACTGCCGGCGGGTACAGCCGAAGCGTCTCGTTCAGTATCATTCCCATCTGAGACACAAAACCCACCCTTTTAGAGATCCTTTTCCTTATGGATGGAGGAAGCGCGCGGATGAGCGTGTACCGTCTTGAGCTTGAGGAGGTGGTCGCGGGAGGGGACGTCACCTGCGCCGCACACGCGGAGGACCTCGTCCCTCGCGCGCCCCTGCCACTCGGGGTGCATGGCCAGGAGCACCGTCGCCCACGTCAGCAGGTTGGAGGTGGTCTGCTTCCCCGCGAAGAAGAACGTCTTGCACTCCTCCACGATGTCCCGTACGGTGATCGTCGACGTTCGCGGGGCAGCCATGGTGCCCGCATTGATCATGACGTCCAACAGATCCTTCGGATTGCCGCCGTCGGGCTTCTCCTCGTCAGCCCGCTCCTTTCGCCGGCCGATCAGCCTGATCAAACTTCTTCTGATCTCCTTCTCCAGCCTCCACGAGTTGGTATTCCTTTTCGTCGGTAAGAATCTATGAATTTGCTTTCAGAAAATTATTAGTCGTGGATAATGGCAGATGCGTGTTCGATCGATGCATGGCGATGGTCGGATACGATACCTGTAGCCAGGGATGAAGACCTTGCGGAACGCCTCGGCCGCGAACACCATCTGCTGTGTCTGCAAATGAAAGATAGCCTTGCCCTCCTCGTAGCACCTGCTGCCGAACGCCGTCCGGGTGATGGCGTCCTCGGTCACGGTCTGGAACCACTCGGACACATCTATCTCCACCTCCTCGCCGGAGGCCGCCAGATTCTCCACCATGCGCAGCACCGTCTTCGCGAtgaaaggcatcagcaactagtgGATTCAGAGGAACTCGATCAATGCGAAACTAGCTGATCCTCTGCCTACATTTCTATGCAACTCCCACGACACATGGATTTCTTCAAGAACAGTACCGTGGTGCTTACTTTGAGGTTCTCCATGTGGAAGGTCGGGGTGAGGACCTTCCTGTGATgagcccatttctcccctctgagGCTCACCAGCCCCTCGCCCTCGAGCTGCCGAACCAGCGGGTGGGACTCGTACCGCTCGAAGACGTCCGGCCGCGACAGGAAGATCTCTCTGATGAGGTCGGGGTCGGCCACGGTGAGGCGCGCCGTAGGCCCGAACCATAGCAGAAACGTGGAGCCTGGAAAAGTGAGCTCGATacagtgaagaaaagggattgaaaccagAAAGAACAGTCGCCGAGGTAAATGTTTGTAGgtaaaagataagaaaagaaaacaaggtGGGAGATTCAATTGTGGAACAGAGCAACCAAGGAAGGCAATAGAAGTGGGACAGAGTACGGGAGAGATGACAATAACTGCTACAACCAGAGAACTACAGGAGAACTAACAGTGGAAGAGCTGAACGAGGTACCATAAATCTTCTTCCAGTAGTGATAGAGGAGAAAtggcaaaaaaaattaaaaagagaacAAGGCAAAAGCAAAAAACAGTCAATTAAGGTCATGAGGATGGAGGAGGAAGTACCATAGATCTTCTTCCAGCAGTGATAGAAGGGAAGGACTCTGGGGAGGATGTTGTGAGAGGTTTGAGGCGTCATTGGCTCGGAGGAGGCTTCCAGCATCATGCCAACCATCTCCTTGACGCTGCCAATGAAGAAGCGGTATGGGGGTCCTCTTATGCCTTGCCTTGCGAAGTGCTTCTCCAGCCTCTTCGGCCTCCACCACAAGAACTCCAACGCAGCTTCCAGCGCGATGAACACGGACGCTCCTATCACACCCAGGCACAACCACCACTTCCATGACCACCCCATCCTCCTCCTACCACTGCCAGCAGCGCTagctgatgaatcaaacgaaaacAGAACTTGTTAGCTCCTCTCAACCGCGTAGGTTGACTACGACCTCGGAGAGAGAACcaaaaagagaggaagagggagggagggagggagaagaGGGTGCGAGTTTATATAGGCATAGCTAAGTTTACGAGGATCAACGAGAGGTAACTTTCTGTAAATTTCATGCTCTAAAGTGTCCTTTATGCTATGGAACTGTATCTTCTGATCAGAAATTATTTGATTGTCGGGCTGAGTCACCAAAGCCGAATCGATTGGAGTCGAGCCGAAAATAATTGGCGACTCATCACATCTTTAGCCAAGCTTAAATGGTACAAAATCTCATTGGAAAGCAGAGTAAGGTCTTGCAAACATGTTCGAGAGATTCTGCCACATGTCCCGTAGACCGCGGCGTGATGTCCTTCGAGAAATAAgaaacacacactctctctctgaaGTAGATGGATGGCGTCGACCCTCGTGGAAGAGCAGTGAGGCCGCCTCTGCCGATATCGGACACATGGCGGCCCTGTTGGTGGCAGACTGCATACGTGTCAACGGTCAACTGTGTTCCCTGTGCCGCTATCCATATCGATTTATAACCAAAAATGAgatcaaattattatttcataATGACAAATATaatgcgtatatatatatacgtacctAATTCGATTTCGGAGAGGAAGAGATCGGTGTGACGGAAGAAGAATGAGACTGCCAATTGTGAGAAACGTCGATCGCTTAGCTTAACGAATGcattcttttatttctttatcgtattaagagaaggaaaaaaaaactgacgtcatttttttatataattttctagAAAATAGCTTTTAAACATTGTGTGataagattaattttaatcatcgaTCAATTTAatgagataaaattgattatatttaTCTCAACTTTTCAAATGATATGAGTACATCGTTAGTCAATCTTACTTCGACACATGAGAAAATAAATGACGAAGCCTACTCTCCATCATAATACCCATGTGGGCTAAGGTCTAAAGTAAACGTTTATAGGTTGTCCAAAAGTTCATCTTTAACACAATAAAGAGAAAGAATCTTTTTCGAACCCCTCGCATTTACACTTATACATCTCGAGTTACTGATTTGAGTGTTGAAGGGATCGAGTTATGAAACCTTATTCGACCTCGGTCCTTCGTACATTTGACATCTTTGGAGCTCGACGTTTTCTAGATATAgaagaaataatattattaataatttaagaaaaatatttttagataatatGAAGACGTGACATTTGTGAGAGTTGATATAATATATTCAATCGACGGTTTGTCATATTCACATAAATTTGATGTATTAAATCatcgaaaataataattatataactACGAAAAGCTCTAGTGTTTATAAATGGGCGGAACAGGATACGGATGATGCTAACAGTGTGGAATCCACATCAATGCTTCTGTTCATGGATTGGACTACTTCTATGTATTATGTTCTCAGTTGTATCGTCTCGAACAGATTGCCTCGGTGCATTTATGGCAGTCGGCCCCAAGATTAAGACGCCGGAGCTGATCATCGTCTttaccaagagagagagagagagagagagagagttggtctTAGAATCACTAGTGAAAAAGATAATCCAttgaatgatgcatatttttgtgctTCATCGAAGTCGAcagtaataaatataataaaattcaatATCTACTTCTTTTTTTGGTCCAAATAACTTTGTCCTATCCGGATTTTGTAGCTATGttcacagcagcagcaacaaaaaGATGGAATTGCGAAATGATATTTCATCTCCACTTCATGGCTTTGAAGTTTGCAGCAGAAAACAAATTTGTTGCTGTCATATTTTTATTCAAAGTAGTTATGGTGGGAGTTCA is from Musa acuminata AAA Group cultivar baxijiao chromosome BXJ1-6, Cavendish_Baxijiao_AAA, whole genome shotgun sequence and encodes:
- the LOC135675796 gene encoding cytochrome P450 734A6-like isoform X2, which gives rise to MGWSWKWWLCLGVIGASVFIALEAALEFLWWRPKRLEKHFARQGIRGPPYRFFIGSVKEMVGMMLEASSEPMTPQTSHNILPRVLPFYHCWKKIYGSTFLLWFGPTARLTVADPDLIREIFLSRPDVFERYESHPLVRQLEGEGLVSLRGEKWAHHRKVLTPTFHMENLKVSTTTVLRMVENLAASGEEVEIDVSEWFQTVTEDAITRTAFGSRCYEEGKAIFHLQTQQMVFAAEAFRKVFIPGYRFLPTKRNTNSWRLEKEIRRSLIRLIGRRKERADEEKPDGGNPKDLLDVMINAGTMAAPRTSTITVRDIVEECKTFFFAGKQTTSNLLTWATVLLAMHPEWQGRARDEVLRVCGAGDVPSRDHLLKLKTMGMILNETLRLYPPAVATIRQAKADAELGGRSIPRGTELLIPIIAVHHDPGLWGPDVAQFNPARFADGASRAARHPAAFLPFGLGARTCIGQNLALLEAKLTLAVILQRFAFRVAPSYVHAPTALMLLHPQQGAPIVFRSLAPPSDPWTSTAAQNDGCYFHCD
- the LOC135675796 gene encoding cytochrome P450 734A6-like isoform X1, with translation MGWSWKWWLCLGVIGASVFIALEAALEFLWWRPKRLEKHFARQGIRGPPYRFFIGSVKEMVGMMLEASSEPMTPQTSHNILPRVLPFYHCWKKIYGSTFLLWFGPTARLTVADPDLIREIFLSRPDVFERYESHPLVRQLEGEGLVSLRGEKWAHHRKVLTPTFHMENLKLLMPFIAKTVLRMVENLAASGEEVEIDVSEWFQTVTEDAITRTAFGSRCYEEGKAIFHLQTQQMVFAAEAFRKVFIPGYRFLPTKRNTNSWRLEKEIRRSLIRLIGRRKERADEEKPDGGNPKDLLDVMINAGTMAAPRTSTITVRDIVEECKTFFFAGKQTTSNLLTWATVLLAMHPEWQGRARDEVLRVCGAGDVPSRDHLLKLKTMGMILNETLRLYPPAVATIRQAKADAELGGRSIPRGTELLIPIIAVHHDPGLWGPDVAQFNPARFADGASRAARHPAAFLPFGLGARTCIGQNLALLEAKLTLAVILQRFAFRVAPSYVHAPTALMLLHPQQGAPIVFRSLAPPSDPWTSTAAQNDGCYFHCD